The Streptomyces spororaveus genome includes a region encoding these proteins:
- the ppk2 gene encoding polyphosphate kinase 2: MGLKKAVYEDELLRLQTELIKLQEWVRAEGARLVVVFEGRDAAGKGGTIKRVAEHLNPRVARITALPTPTERERSQWYFQRYVEHLPAAGEIVLFDRSWYNRAGVEHVMGFCTPAEHRLFLRQCPVFEHMLVEDGILLRKYWFSVSDAVQEERFRARAKDPLRRWKLSPMDLESLTRWEAYSRAKDEMLVHTDTADAPWYVVESDDKRSARLNMIAHLLSSLPYADVALPSLTLPPRPPSTGYQRPPKDLQNAVPDHASTLGND, from the coding sequence ATGGGTCTGAAGAAGGCGGTCTACGAGGACGAGCTGCTGCGGCTCCAGACGGAGCTGATCAAACTCCAGGAGTGGGTGCGCGCGGAGGGCGCCCGGCTGGTGGTCGTCTTCGAGGGCCGTGACGCGGCGGGCAAGGGAGGCACGATCAAGCGGGTCGCGGAACACCTCAACCCCCGTGTCGCACGCATCACGGCCCTGCCCACGCCGACGGAACGGGAGCGCAGCCAGTGGTACTTCCAGCGCTACGTCGAGCACCTGCCCGCCGCCGGCGAGATCGTCCTGTTCGACCGCAGCTGGTACAACCGCGCCGGAGTCGAGCACGTCATGGGCTTCTGCACACCGGCGGAACACCGGCTCTTCCTGCGCCAGTGTCCGGTCTTCGAGCACATGCTCGTCGAAGACGGGATCCTGCTCCGCAAGTACTGGTTCTCCGTCAGCGACGCAGTGCAGGAGGAGCGGTTCCGCGCCCGGGCGAAGGACCCGCTGCGGCGCTGGAAGCTCTCCCCGATGGACCTGGAGTCCCTCACGCGCTGGGAGGCGTACTCGCGGGCCAAGGACGAAATGCTCGTCCACACCGACACGGCGGACGCCCCCTGGTACGTGGTCGAGAGCGACGACAAGCGCAGCGCGAGACTCAACATGATCGCCCACCTGCTGTCCTCGCTTCCCTACGCGGACGTGGCCCTGCCGTCGCTCACCCTGCCGCCCCGTCCTCCTTCCACGGGATACCAGCGACCTCCCAAGGACCTCCAGAACGCCGTC
- a CDS encoding sensor histidine kinase: MRLDELLDELQVRIDEVRGTRDRVHSLLEAVVSVGRELDLAQVLRRIVEAAALLVDAEYGALGVIGPDGRTLSQFLTVGLTDAEIAEIGPLPAGHGLLGEVIHHPEPLRLTDLGAHSSSYGFPAHHPPMRTFLGVPIRVREEVFGNLYLTDKRGGIDFDTEDETVISTLSVAAGVAIDNARLYEGSQRQQRWLKANAEITESLLSGSSRPAVLELIARRAQEITAARLADIAMPVTGIDGLVVEFAAGTDAGARQGLVVPFAGTLSGAAYRAGKPVTAAPAPAGERYPAEAQVQDGLGPAVAVPLGTAGGESRGVLLLARASGEPAFGEGELEPLVAFAGQAALALELAERRRDAEQIALLEERDRIARDLHDLAIQRLFATGMTLQSAARLVEHEEASERVGRAVDDLDETIKIIRSTIFGLRTRDRESSPGLRARAARAIGDAATTLGHPPRLSMEGLLDTDVPAQIADHVMAVLGELLSNAARHAQATRVGVTLKAGRGEVVLTVSDNGKGIAAQGRRSGLRNLDERAQGLGGSFTHERPAAGGTRLVWRAPLPTGS; this comes from the coding sequence ATGCGGCTGGACGAGCTGCTGGACGAGCTCCAGGTGCGCATCGACGAAGTGCGCGGTACGCGGGACCGGGTGCACAGCCTCCTGGAGGCCGTGGTGTCGGTGGGGCGGGAGCTTGATCTCGCCCAGGTGCTGCGGCGGATCGTGGAGGCGGCCGCGCTGCTCGTCGACGCCGAATACGGCGCGCTGGGAGTGATCGGCCCCGACGGCCGCACGCTTTCGCAGTTCCTGACCGTGGGGCTCACGGATGCGGAGATCGCCGAGATCGGTCCCCTGCCGGCGGGCCACGGCCTGCTGGGGGAGGTCATCCACCACCCGGAGCCACTGCGCCTGACGGATCTCGGCGCGCACTCCTCGTCCTACGGCTTTCCGGCCCATCACCCGCCGATGCGTACGTTCCTGGGCGTGCCGATCCGGGTCCGCGAGGAGGTGTTCGGCAATCTCTATCTGACCGACAAGCGTGGCGGGATCGACTTCGACACCGAGGACGAGACGGTGATCTCCACCCTCTCGGTGGCGGCGGGTGTCGCGATCGACAACGCGCGGCTCTACGAGGGCTCGCAGCGCCAGCAGCGATGGCTCAAGGCCAATGCGGAGATCACCGAAAGCCTGCTGTCGGGCAGCTCCCGCCCGGCGGTGCTGGAGCTCATCGCCCGCCGCGCACAAGAGATCACCGCGGCACGCCTCGCGGACATCGCCATGCCCGTGACCGGTATCGACGGCCTGGTCGTGGAGTTCGCGGCCGGTACGGACGCGGGCGCGCGGCAAGGCCTCGTCGTCCCCTTCGCCGGCACGCTCTCCGGAGCCGCGTACCGGGCCGGCAAGCCCGTGACGGCCGCGCCGGCCCCGGCCGGCGAACGGTACCCGGCCGAGGCCCAGGTGCAGGACGGACTGGGGCCCGCCGTGGCCGTCCCGTTGGGCACCGCGGGCGGCGAAAGCAGGGGCGTCCTGCTGCTTGCGCGCGCATCGGGAGAACCGGCGTTCGGCGAGGGCGAGCTGGAGCCCCTCGTCGCCTTCGCGGGTCAGGCCGCACTCGCGCTGGAGCTGGCGGAGCGGCGCCGGGACGCCGAGCAGATAGCACTGCTGGAGGAGCGCGACCGGATCGCCCGCGACCTGCACGACCTGGCCATCCAGCGGCTCTTCGCCACCGGCATGACCCTGCAGAGTGCCGCTCGGCTCGTCGAGCACGAGGAGGCCTCGGAAAGGGTCGGCCGGGCGGTCGACGACCTGGACGAAACGATCAAGATCATCCGGTCGACGATCTTCGGGCTGCGCACCAGGGACCGCGAGAGCAGCCCTGGTCTGCGGGCACGCGCCGCCCGCGCCATCGGCGACGCGGCCACCACCCTCGGTCACCCGCCGCGCCTGAGCATGGAAGGCCTGCTCGACACCGACGTACCAGCGCAGATCGCCGACCACGTGATGGCGGTGCTGGGCGAACTCCTCAGCAACGCCGCCCGGCACGCACAGGCGACCCGGGTCGGCGTGACCCTCAAGGCCGGCCGGGGCGAGGTCGTGCTGACCGTCTCGGACAACGGGAAGGGCATCGCGGCCCAGGGGCGCAGGAGCGGCCTGCGCAACCTCGACGAGCGGGCGCAGGGCCTGGGCGGCTCCTTCACCCACGAGAGGCCCGCCGCGGGTGGCACCAGGCTCGTCTGGCGGGCACCCCTCCCCACAGGGAGCTGA